A genome region from Streptomyces pratensis includes the following:
- a CDS encoding NHLP family bacteriocin export ABC transporter peptidase/permease/ATPase subunit: protein MTAPHPSPDAQQLPPPGRGRHRPEGAPGSRRRSRPAPKPARTKTVHTPTVLQMEALECGAASLAMVLGHYGRHVPLEELRIACGVSRDGSRASNVLKAARSYGLQAKGMQMEPTALVEVQAPAILFWEFNHYVVYDGVGHRLGRRGVHINDPDKGRRFVPTEDFDTSFTGVVLVLEPGEDFRRGGRKPGVMASLPARLRGTTGTMLVALLASLLLVAVGAALPALSRTYIDMFMIGEQTSLLGVLFAAMGTMVALTAVLTWLQQANLLRGRIISSTLGSARFFRHLLRLPVTFFSQRSPADLVQRLQSNDAVAETLARDLTAAGVDGIVVLLYAFLLWTYDPQLTVIGVGIALLNIVAMRVVVRLRATGTQKLRADSARLTNTSYTGLQLIETMKATGGENGYFRRWAGQHATTLEEQQRLGVPSAWLGIVAPALATLNSALILWIGGLRAVEGHISIGLLVAFQALVTRFTAPLTRLNGVAGRVQDFAADVARLKDVENFPVDPLYSRPEPAASTRRLKGHVTLEDITFGYSPLDKPLLTGFSLSVGPGQQVALVGGSGSGKSTVSRLISGLYSPWEGTIRIDGQRLEDIPRGALAASVSFVDQDVFLFEGTVRDNVALWDPSVPDEAVTEALRDAALYDVVARRPRGIHSRVEQDGRNFSGGQRQRLEIARALVRRPSVLVLDEVTSALDAETERVIIDNLRRRGCACVVIAHRLSTVRDSDEIVVLDHGTVVERGRHENLVAAGGPYAELVREH from the coding sequence GTGACCGCGCCGCACCCGTCCCCCGACGCCCAGCAGTTGCCTCCTCCCGGCCGCGGCAGGCACCGCCCGGAAGGAGCCCCGGGCAGCAGGCGGCGGTCACGCCCCGCGCCGAAGCCCGCGCGGACGAAGACGGTGCACACCCCCACCGTGCTCCAGATGGAGGCCCTGGAGTGCGGTGCGGCCTCACTGGCGATGGTCCTCGGTCACTACGGCCGCCATGTGCCGCTGGAGGAACTGCGGATCGCCTGCGGCGTCTCGCGTGACGGCTCGCGTGCGAGCAACGTGCTCAAGGCCGCTCGCAGTTACGGTCTCCAGGCCAAGGGCATGCAGATGGAACCCACGGCCCTGGTGGAGGTCCAGGCACCCGCGATCCTTTTCTGGGAGTTCAACCACTACGTCGTGTACGACGGCGTGGGACACCGTCTCGGCCGACGTGGCGTGCACATCAACGACCCCGACAAGGGACGCCGGTTCGTACCCACCGAGGATTTCGACACCAGCTTCACCGGGGTGGTCCTCGTCCTCGAACCCGGCGAGGACTTCCGCCGCGGCGGCCGGAAGCCCGGCGTCATGGCCTCGCTCCCGGCCCGGCTGCGCGGCACCACGGGCACGATGCTCGTAGCCCTGCTCGCCAGCCTGCTGCTGGTGGCCGTCGGGGCTGCGCTGCCGGCCCTGAGCCGCACATACATCGACATGTTCATGATTGGCGAACAGACCTCCCTGCTGGGAGTGCTGTTCGCCGCGATGGGCACCATGGTCGCCCTCACCGCCGTACTGACTTGGCTGCAACAGGCGAATCTGCTGCGCGGGCGCATCATCTCCTCCACGCTGGGCAGCGCGCGTTTCTTCCGGCATCTGCTCCGGCTGCCCGTCACCTTCTTCTCGCAGCGCAGCCCCGCGGACCTTGTACAGCGCCTCCAGTCGAACGACGCCGTGGCCGAGACGCTCGCCCGGGATCTCACCGCGGCCGGCGTGGACGGCATCGTCGTCCTCCTCTACGCGTTCCTGCTCTGGACGTACGACCCTCAGCTGACCGTCATCGGCGTGGGGATCGCGCTGCTCAACATCGTCGCGATGCGCGTCGTCGTGCGGCTGCGGGCCACCGGCACCCAGAAGCTGCGGGCCGACAGCGCACGGCTGACGAACACCTCGTACACCGGTCTCCAGCTGATCGAGACGATGAAGGCGACGGGTGGTGAGAACGGGTACTTCCGCCGGTGGGCCGGGCAGCACGCGACGACACTGGAGGAGCAGCAGCGACTCGGGGTGCCGAGCGCCTGGCTCGGCATCGTCGCCCCCGCCCTCGCGACGCTCAACAGCGCGCTGATCCTCTGGATCGGCGGGCTGCGGGCCGTGGAGGGGCACATCTCGATCGGTCTGCTCGTCGCCTTCCAGGCACTGGTGACCCGCTTCACCGCGCCGCTCACCCGGCTCAACGGAGTGGCGGGCCGGGTCCAGGACTTCGCCGCCGACGTGGCCCGTCTCAAGGATGTCGAGAACTTCCCGGTCGACCCGCTGTACTCCCGCCCGGAGCCGGCCGCGAGCACCCGCCGCCTCAAGGGCCACGTGACGCTGGAGGACATCACCTTCGGCTACAGCCCGCTCGACAAGCCGCTGCTCACCGGTTTCTCCCTGTCCGTGGGTCCGGGGCAGCAGGTGGCCCTCGTGGGTGGTTCGGGCAGCGGCAAGTCCACGGTCTCACGGCTCATCTCAGGGCTCTACAGCCCGTGGGAAGGCACGATCCGCATCGACGGGCAGCGCCTGGAGGACATACCCCGGGGTGCGCTCGCCGCGTCCGTGTCCTTCGTCGACCAGGACGTCTTCCTCTTCGAGGGGACGGTCCGGGACAACGTCGCACTGTGGGATCCCTCCGTCCCGGACGAGGCGGTGACCGAAGCCCTGCGGGACGCGGCACTGTACGACGTCGTCGCCCGCCGCCCCCGCGGCATCCACAGCAGGGTCGAGCAGGACGGCCGGAACTTCTCGGGCGGGCAGCGTCAGCGCCTGGAGATCGCCCGGGCGCTGGTGCGCCGTCCCAGCGTCCTGGTCCTGGACGAGGTCACCAGCGCGCTGGACGCCGAGACGGAGCGCGTCATCATCGACAACCTCCGGCGGCGCGGCTGTGCCTGCGTCGTGATCGCGCACCGGCTGAGCACCGTGCGCGACAGCGACGAGATCGTGGTCCTCGACCACGGGACGGTCGTGGAGCGCGGCCGTCACGAGAATCTGGTGGCCGCCGGCGGCCCGTACGCCGAACTGGTCAGGGAGCACTGA
- a CDS encoding type A2 lantipeptide: MNYTPQVETAEISDSDLDNVSGGLVGGLVGNVTGTVEGIVPVAGVVGSVTGLVEGATGVNTGAVTGLASGLTAGL, encoded by the coding sequence ATGAACTACACCCCCCAGGTCGAGACCGCCGAGATCTCCGACAGCGACCTCGACAACGTCTCGGGCGGCCTCGTAGGCGGCCTCGTCGGCAACGTCACGGGCACCGTTGAGGGCATCGTCCCGGTCGCCGGCGTCGTCGGCTCGGTCACCGGTCTCGTCGAGGGCGCCACCGGCGTGAACACGGGCGCGGTCACCGGCCTGGCCTCCGGCCTGACCGCCGGTCTCTGA
- a CDS encoding cellulose binding domain-containing protein — MRLSARPIAALLAALALTAGLSVTGTPAVARSDEGPPAAEASDVSIAADTYTWKNARIDGGGFVPGLVFNRSEKNLAYARTDIGGAYRWDQTGKQWTPLLDWVDWDRWGWSGVVSLASDTAEPDNVYAAVGTYTNSWDPTNGAVLRSSDRGASWKAATLPFKLGGNMPGRGMGERLAVDPNKNSVLYLGAPSGNGLWRSTDSGVTWSEVTAFPNPGNYAQDPTDTSGYGNDNQGIVWVTFDERSGTAGSATQDIYVGVADKENTVYRSTDGGGTWSRIAGQPTGYLAHKGVLDSGTGHLYLTLSDTGGPYDGAKGRVWRYDTESGAWTDVSPVAEADTYYGFSGLSVDRQKPGTLMATAYSSWWPDTQIFRSTDSGATWTKAWDYTSYPNRSNRYTLDVSSVPWLSWGANPSPPETAPKLGWMTESLEIDPFDSNRMMYGTGATVYGTENLTSWDSGGQFKITPMVKGLEETAVNDLASPPSGAPLLSALGDIGGFRHTDLDAVPAMMFTSPNLDSTTSLDFAEAAPGTVVRVGNADAAPHIGFSTDNGANWFQGSEPSGVTGGGTVAAAADGSGFVWSPDGAAVHRTTGYGNSWTASTGIPAGATVESDRKNPKKFYGFKAGTFYVSTDGGATFTAKATGLPAEGNVRFKALPGTEGDIWLAGGASTGAYGLWRSTDSGTSFTKFTGVQQADSVGFGKAASGASYQTVFVSAKIGGVRGIFRSTDAGANWTRINDDARQWAWTGAAITGDPRVYGRVYVSTNGRGIQVGESSDTGGGGGTDPGPGPDPTDPPTDAECSVKYKVTNQWSGGFQAEVTVTNTGSTAYDGWQLAWSFPGDQKVTQMWNATHRQDGAKVTATNVGWNGKVAPGSSAGFGFTGTSTGGADPNAFTVGGEACTIG, encoded by the coding sequence GTGCGCTTGAGCGCCAGACCAATCGCCGCCCTACTGGCGGCCCTTGCCCTCACCGCCGGGTTGTCGGTCACCGGCACCCCGGCCGTGGCACGCTCGGACGAAGGGCCCCCGGCGGCCGAAGCATCGGATGTGTCCATTGCCGCGGACACGTACACCTGGAAGAACGCACGGATCGACGGTGGGGGGTTCGTGCCGGGCCTCGTCTTCAACCGGTCCGAGAAGAACCTCGCCTACGCGCGCACCGACATCGGCGGCGCCTACCGCTGGGACCAGACGGGCAAGCAGTGGACCCCGCTGCTGGACTGGGTGGACTGGGACCGGTGGGGCTGGTCCGGGGTGGTGAGCCTCGCCTCCGACACGGCCGAGCCCGACAACGTGTACGCCGCCGTCGGCACCTACACCAACAGCTGGGACCCGACGAACGGGGCGGTCCTGCGCTCCTCGGACCGCGGCGCCTCCTGGAAGGCGGCGACGCTGCCCTTCAAGCTCGGCGGCAACATGCCGGGACGTGGGATGGGGGAGCGTCTCGCGGTCGACCCGAACAAGAACTCCGTGCTGTACCTCGGCGCACCCAGTGGCAACGGGCTGTGGCGGTCCACCGACTCAGGCGTCACCTGGTCGGAGGTGACCGCCTTCCCCAACCCCGGCAACTACGCGCAGGACCCGACCGACACCAGCGGGTACGGCAACGACAACCAGGGCATCGTGTGGGTGACCTTCGACGAGCGGTCGGGCACTGCGGGAAGCGCCACCCAGGACATCTACGTCGGGGTCGCCGACAAGGAGAACACCGTCTACCGCTCCACGGACGGCGGCGGCACCTGGTCCAGGATCGCCGGCCAGCCGACCGGATACCTGGCGCACAAGGGCGTACTCGACTCCGGGACCGGCCACCTCTACCTGACGCTGAGTGACACGGGCGGCCCGTACGACGGCGCCAAGGGGCGGGTCTGGCGGTACGACACCGAGTCCGGCGCGTGGACCGACGTCAGCCCCGTCGCGGAGGCCGACACGTACTACGGCTTCAGCGGCCTCTCCGTCGACCGGCAGAAGCCCGGAACCCTGATGGCGACGGCCTACAGCTCCTGGTGGCCGGACACACAGATCTTCCGCTCCACGGACAGCGGCGCCACCTGGACCAAGGCCTGGGACTACACGAGTTATCCGAACCGCTCCAACCGTTACACCCTGGACGTCTCCTCCGTGCCCTGGCTCAGCTGGGGTGCCAACCCGTCCCCACCGGAGACCGCCCCCAAGCTGGGCTGGATGACGGAGTCCCTGGAGATCGACCCGTTCGACTCGAACCGGATGATGTACGGCACGGGCGCGACGGTCTACGGCACCGAGAACCTGACGTCCTGGGACTCCGGCGGCCAGTTCAAGATCACACCTATGGTCAAGGGCCTGGAGGAGACGGCCGTCAACGACCTGGCGAGCCCGCCCTCCGGCGCGCCGCTGCTGAGCGCCCTCGGTGACATCGGAGGCTTCCGGCACACGGACCTCGACGCGGTGCCGGCCATGATGTTCACCTCGCCGAACCTGGACTCGACCACCAGCCTGGACTTCGCGGAGGCGGCCCCCGGAACGGTCGTACGGGTCGGCAACGCCGACGCCGCTCCGCACATCGGCTTCTCGACCGACAACGGTGCCAACTGGTTCCAGGGCTCCGAGCCCTCCGGAGTCACCGGCGGCGGTACGGTCGCCGCCGCGGCGGACGGCAGCGGCTTCGTCTGGAGCCCGGACGGCGCGGCCGTGCACCGCACGACCGGTTACGGAAACTCCTGGACCGCGTCCACGGGAATCCCGGCAGGGGCGACCGTCGAGTCGGACAGGAAGAACCCGAAGAAGTTCTACGGGTTCAAGGCCGGCACCTTCTACGTCTCGACCGACGGCGGAGCCACCTTCACCGCGAAGGCGACCGGACTTCCGGCCGAGGGCAACGTCCGCTTCAAGGCCCTGCCCGGCACCGAGGGCGACATCTGGCTGGCGGGCGGCGCCTCGACGGGTGCCTACGGGCTCTGGCGCTCCACCGACTCCGGCACGAGCTTCACCAAATTCACCGGCGTGCAACAGGCCGACAGCGTGGGCTTCGGCAAGGCTGCCTCCGGGGCCTCGTACCAGACCGTTTTCGTCAGCGCGAAGATCGGCGGGGTGCGCGGCATCTTCCGCTCCACGGACGCGGGCGCCAACTGGACGCGGATCAACGACGACGCGCGCCAGTGGGCGTGGACCGGCGCGGCGATCACCGGTGACCCCCGGGTCTACGGCCGGGTGTACGTGTCCACGAACGGCCGGGGCATCCAGGTCGGAGAGTCCTCCGACACCGGCGGCGGAGGAGGCACGGACCCGGGCCCCGGTCCGGACCCGACCGATCCGCCGACGGACGCCGAGTGCTCGGTGAAGTACAAGGTCACCAATCAGTGGTCCGGCGGCTTCCAGGCCGAGGTGACGGTCACCAACACGGGCAGCACCGCCTACGACGGCTGGCAGCTGGCCTGGTCCTTCCCGGGAGACCAGAAGGTCACCCAGATGTGGAACGCCACCCACCGTCAGGACGGGGCCAAGGTGACCGCGACGAACGTCGGCTGGAACGGCAAGGTGGCGCCCGGCTCCTCGGCGGGCTTCGGCTTCACCGGCACGTCGACGGGCGGTGCCGATCCGAACGCGTTCACGGTGGGCGGTGAGGCCTGCACCATCGGCTGA
- a CDS encoding FAD-dependent monooxygenase: MVDVDVLVTGAGPVGLTAASELSRRGVSCRVVDRLPARLPYARAVGVQPRTLEIWDRMGMIREALEAAVPLKGQLLFVNGEQGPRIDLELPPEVPYGFAALPQYETERLLEQLLRRWGGHVERDTELVSFEQDSDEVRIVLSPPSGGTEELTARYLMGCDGAHSAVRKGLGLSFEGAALPEEYMLGDVEVDWDLPAGYGIRSSRTVEGHTDDLLVCIPLPGDHRYRMSMAAPPELSRTGQEDADGVTHGLSGEQGPAPGVEDIQAVLDRLSPRPTTASSLRWSSVFRISHRIVDRYGRGRVFVAGDAAHIHPPTGAQGMNTGVQDAFNLAWKLAAAVRGHAGAGLLESYGAERRPIGEEVVARTLRHARRGIQADPDDPATTMLREAQLLIGYRGSPVVGPDGSAHDGPAPGDRAPDCGGLVYALGTFPVRLFTLLREREHTLLLYADHAEQLEPFDEVAAAAARAAHGLLNACAVLGPKLDPPALRLPTVHDSLDEFRRAYGARGGEAVLVRPDGYLGLRTVPADGPELPAHLERLFGT, encoded by the coding sequence GTGGTCGACGTCGATGTGCTGGTCACAGGGGCAGGCCCCGTCGGTCTGACAGCCGCGTCCGAGCTGAGCCGGCGCGGGGTGTCGTGCAGGGTGGTCGACCGGCTCCCGGCTCGCCTCCCCTACGCGCGGGCCGTGGGCGTACAGCCCCGGACACTTGAGATCTGGGACCGGATGGGGATGATCCGGGAGGCCCTGGAGGCAGCGGTCCCGTTGAAGGGGCAGCTGCTCTTCGTCAACGGCGAGCAGGGTCCGCGCATCGATCTCGAACTGCCGCCCGAGGTGCCCTACGGCTTCGCCGCCCTCCCGCAGTACGAGACCGAGCGGCTCCTGGAGCAACTCCTGCGGCGCTGGGGAGGCCACGTCGAGCGCGACACCGAACTCGTCTCCTTCGAGCAGGACTCCGACGAGGTGCGGATCGTTCTCTCCCCGCCCTCGGGCGGCACGGAGGAACTGACGGCCCGCTACCTCATGGGCTGCGACGGCGCCCACAGTGCCGTGCGCAAGGGCCTGGGCCTGTCCTTCGAAGGCGCGGCGCTTCCCGAGGAGTACATGCTCGGAGACGTCGAGGTCGACTGGGACCTGCCGGCCGGATACGGGATACGGTCCTCGCGCACCGTCGAAGGACACACGGACGACCTCCTGGTGTGCATTCCCCTGCCCGGTGACCACCGGTACCGGATGTCGATGGCGGCCCCGCCCGAACTGTCCCGGACGGGGCAGGAGGACGCGGACGGGGTCACGCACGGCCTGAGCGGTGAACAGGGCCCGGCCCCCGGCGTCGAGGACATCCAGGCGGTGCTCGACCGGCTCTCCCCGCGCCCCACGACCGCCTCGTCGCTGCGCTGGTCCTCGGTCTTCCGCATCAGCCACCGCATCGTCGACCGGTACGGGCGGGGCCGGGTCTTCGTGGCCGGGGACGCCGCACACATCCACCCGCCCACGGGTGCCCAGGGCATGAACACCGGAGTCCAGGACGCGTTCAACCTGGCATGGAAACTCGCCGCCGCAGTGCGGGGCCACGCGGGTGCGGGACTGCTGGAGAGCTACGGCGCCGAACGCCGCCCGATCGGCGAGGAAGTGGTCGCGCGCACCCTGCGCCACGCCCGGAGAGGCATCCAGGCGGACCCGGACGACCCCGCGACGACGATGCTCCGCGAGGCCCAGTTGCTGATCGGCTATCGGGGCAGCCCGGTCGTGGGCCCTGACGGGTCCGCACACGACGGCCCCGCCCCGGGCGATCGCGCACCCGACTGCGGCGGTCTCGTGTACGCCCTGGGCACCTTCCCCGTCCGGCTGTTCACCCTGCTGCGCGAACGGGAGCACACCCTGCTTCTCTACGCCGACCACGCGGAACAGCTGGAACCGTTCGACGAGGTGGCAGCCGCTGCCGCGCGGGCGGCCCACGGTCTGCTGAACGCCTGCGCGGTGCTCGGACCGAAGCTGGACCCACCCGCGCTGCGCCTGCCCACGGTGCACGACAGCCTCGACGAATTCCGCCGGGCGTACGGCGCGCGGGGCGGCGAGGCGGTCCTGGTGCGGCCGGACGGCTACCTGGGACTGCGCACCGTCCCGGCTGACGGCCCTGAGCTGCCCGCGCACCTGGAAAGGCTCTTCGGGACGTGA
- a CDS encoding HlyD family efflux transporter periplasmic adaptor subunit: protein MQFRQQALSKLQSPEQLDLPVRFARPQGLLVLCVTVVVMAAACFWAATGSVASTIDAPGILTHSRGSYLLQSPVAGQVTEVLAEEGETLPGNSPLLKVRTEQGERVVRTIDAGRLTSVTATIGAVVTTGADVASVERVDGADDPLVVLLYVSGSSAASVPVGASVDLTVQSVPAQQYGVLRGKVAAVGRAARTQQQITRFLGDAQLGEQFSRHGRPLAVLVRLERSDSTESGYRWSSTEGPPYAIGSMTLATGSIRLSDQRPIDWLLP from the coding sequence GTGCAGTTCCGCCAACAGGCCCTTTCCAAGCTGCAGTCGCCCGAACAGCTCGATCTTCCGGTGCGCTTCGCGCGCCCTCAGGGCCTGCTCGTCCTCTGTGTCACCGTCGTCGTGATGGCCGCCGCCTGCTTCTGGGCCGCGACGGGTTCCGTCGCCAGCACGATCGACGCGCCCGGCATCCTCACCCACTCCCGGGGCAGTTACCTCCTGCAGAGCCCGGTCGCCGGGCAGGTCACCGAGGTGCTCGCCGAGGAGGGCGAGACGCTGCCCGGCAACTCCCCCCTGCTCAAGGTCCGTACGGAGCAGGGGGAACGCGTCGTCCGTACGATCGACGCGGGCCGGCTCACCTCGGTGACCGCCACGATCGGCGCGGTGGTCACCACCGGCGCGGATGTGGCGAGCGTCGAACGGGTCGACGGTGCGGACGACCCGCTGGTGGTCCTGCTGTACGTGTCCGGCAGCAGTGCCGCGTCGGTACCGGTGGGCGCCTCCGTCGACCTCACGGTCCAGTCCGTGCCCGCCCAGCAGTACGGGGTGCTGCGCGGAAAGGTGGCCGCGGTCGGCAGGGCGGCCCGGACCCAGCAGCAGATCACCCGCTTCCTCGGCGATGCCCAGCTCGGCGAGCAGTTCTCCCGGCACGGCAGGCCGTTGGCGGTACTGGTGAGGCTCGAACGCTCCGATTCCACGGAGTCCGGCTACCGCTGGTCCTCGACCGAGGGCCCTCCCTACGCGATCGGCTCCATGACCCTGGCCACCGGCTCCATCCGTCTCTCCGACCAGCGCCCGATCGATTGGCTGCTCCCGTGA